Proteins from one Cryptomeria japonica chromosome 4, Sugi_1.0, whole genome shotgun sequence genomic window:
- the LOC131029471 gene encoding laccase-11-like, producing the protein MMGRIVNSVLTTVTVFLVLLSVSVWTVEGKTRHYNFHIQLKNVSRLCHTKPIVTVNGQFPGPTIYAREGDTVLINVTNRVTYNLSIHWHGIRQLRTGWADGPAYITQCPIQNGQSYTYNFTITGQRGTLFWHAHILWLRATVYGALVILPKPSVPYPFPKPNKEITLILGEWWNADVEAVINAALKSGGAPNVSDTHTINGKPGPLGTFTCPIKDTFVLPVEQSKTYLLRIINAALNDELFFDVASHHLTVVEVDAVYTKPFDTKSVVIAPGQTTNVLLHANKNPGRYFMAARPFMDAPVPVDNRTATAILQYTNAPNSSFSSNMIVMPQIPAPNDTAFATNFSNSIRSLNSAQYPAKVPQTVDRNLLFTVGLALDSCATCVSGSRASAAINNVSFVMPTIALLQAHFQNITGVFTKDFPDNPPTPFNYTGTPPKNLFTSKGTRLTRLSYNSKVQLILQDTSVLTVDNHPIHLHGFNFFIVGSGLGNYNPNKDPANFNLVDPPERNTVGVPTGGWTAIRFTADNPGVWFMHCHLEVHTTWGLKMAFVVENGKGPNQSILPPPKDLPKC; encoded by the exons ATGATGGGGAGAATAGTGAACTCAGTGCTAACAACAGTGACAGTCTTTCTTGTGCTTCTTTCAGTTTCAGTCTGGACAGTGGAGGGAAAAACCAGGCATTATAACTTTCAT ATACAATTGAAGAATGTTAGCAGACTGTGTCATACCAAGCCCATTGTCACAGTGAATGGGCAGTTCCCTGGTCCAACTATTTATGCTAGGGAGGGTGACACAGTACTCATCAACGTTACCAATCGTGTCACATACAATCTCTCCATCCACTG GCATGGAATAAGGCAGCTGAGGACAGGTTGGGCTGATGGGCCTGCTTATATCACTCAATGCCCCATTCAAAATGGGCAGTCCTATACTTACAACTTCACCATCACAGGGCAACGGGGGACACTCTTCTGGCATGCTCATATTCTCTGGTTGAGAGCAACAGTCTATGGAGCCCTTGTTATTTTACCCAAACCAAGTGTACCTTATCCATTCCCCAAACCCAATAAGGAAATCACATTGATTCTAG GGGAGTGGTGGAATGCAGATGTAGAAGCTGTTATAAATGCAGCACTTAAATCAGGAGGAGCACCCAATGTATCTGATACTCACACCATTAATGGAAAACCAGGCCCACTAGGCACCTTCACATGTCCTATCAAAG ATACCTTTGTGCTTCCAGTTGAGCAGAGCAAAACATACCTGCTGAGGATAATCAATGCTGCACTGAATGATGAGCTCTTCTTTGATGTGGCAAGTCACCACCTCACAGTGGTGGAGGTGGATGCAGTGTACACCAAGCCATTTGACACCAAATCTGTGGTGATTGCTCCGGGACAAACCACAAACGTTTTGCTCCATGCAAACAAAAACCCAGGCAGGTATTTCATGGCCGCTCGCCCCTTCATGGATGCCCCTGTTCCTGTAGACAACAGAACCGCCACTGCAATCTTGCAATATACCAATGCACCCAATTCATCTTTTTCCTCCAACATGATTGTGATGCCCCAAATCCCAGCTCCAAATGATACCGCATTTGCCACCAACTTTAGCAACTCTATCAGGAGTTTAAATTCTGCCCAATACCCTGCAAAAGTTCCGCAGACAGTAGACCGCAATCTGTTGTTCACTGTGGGGCTTGCACTGGACTCATGCGCAACTTGTGTTAGTGGCAGCCGTGCATCTGCTGCAATTAACAATGTAAGCTTTGTCATGCCCACAATTGCCCTTCTGCAAGCACATTTCCAAAACATCACAGGGGTTTTCACTAAAGATTTCCCAGACAACCCTCCCACTCCTTTCAATTACACAGGCACACCACCAAAGAACCTTTTCACGTCCAAAGGAACAAGACTCACGCGTCTCTCATACAATTCAAAAGTGCAGTTAATTCTTCAGGACACCAGCGTCCTGACTGTGGATAACCATCCAATTCACCTCCATGGCTTCAATTTCTTCATCGTGGGTTCAGGGTTGGGTAACTACAACCCTAATAAAGACCCAGCAAACTTTAATTTAGTAGACCCTCCAGAGCGTAACACAGTGGGAGTGCCAACAGGCGGGTGGACTGCCATCCGATTTACAGCTGACAATCCAG GGGTATGGTTCATGCATTGCCATCTGGAAGTGCACACAACATGGGGATTGAAGATGGCATTCGTGGTGGAGAATGGAAAAGGGCCAAATCAATCCATATTGCCTCCACCAAAAGACCTTCCCAAATGCTAG